The nucleotide window GCTTGAGCGGGTTGCCGTACGCCATCCCGTGCCAGTTCTCGATGACGACAGGGCCGCTCGGGCCGAGGCCGAGTCGGAAGCGGCCCTTGGAGACCTCCTGTAGCGTAGCCGCCGTCTGGCCCAGCAGAGCGGGCGAGCGCGAGTAGGTGTTGAGGATGCTCGAGCCGATGTCGATCGAGTCGGTGCGTTCGGCCATCGCCGTCAGGACGGTGACGCCGTCGCGACCCCACGTCTCGGGGAGCCACGCGCAGTCGTAGCCGCCGGCTTCGGCCCGCTGGGTGTAGTCGACGATCGAGTCGATGGTCGGCTGGGCGGCGACCGGCAGGTGGACGTCTCGGTCGGTCATACCTCGTACTCCTCCGAAATTTGTGGGACGCCACCGGCGGTGATCGTCTCGCCGACGATGTACGACGAGGCCGGGCTCGCGAGGAACTGCGCGATGTCGGCAATCTCCTCGACGGTGCCGATCCGTCGGGCGACTGCCTCGCGGTCGATGTTCTCGGCGGAGACGCCCATCTGGCTCTCGACGCCCGGCGTCGCGACGAAGCCGGGGGCGATGCAGTTGACGCGGACGCCGTCGTGGGCCCACTCGTTGGAGAGGGTCGTCGTGAGATTGATGACGGCGGCCTTGGCCGCGCCGTAGGGGCTCATCAGCGGCGAGCCGCGCTGGCCGGCGACGCTCGCGAAGTTGATTACGGTGCCGCCGCCGTCTTTGAGGTGTGCCGCGGCGGCGTGGGTGCAGTGATAGGTGCCGTGGAGGTTGATGTCGACGATCGTCTGCCAGCCGTTCGGCGAGACGTCGTCGAACGCGGCCATGAACGACGCGCCGGCGTTGTTGACCAGCACGTCGAGGCCGCCGAACTCCTCGACGGTGGCTTCGACGAGCGCCTCGACAGCCTCTCGGTCCGTCACGTCACACTCGACCGCCAGCGCCCGGCCGGGGCTGTCGCCCTCGTTGATCTCCTCGGCAACGGGGTCGACGTTTTCCTGCTCGCGCGAGCAGACGACGACGTCGACGCCGTCTTCGGCGAACCGCCGTGCGATTGCCCGCCCGATCCCGCTCGAGGACCCGGTGACGATGGCGGTCTCGCCGTCGACGCCGAACTGGGCGGTGCTCACGCGCGACCACCGACGCTTCGAGCTGTCTGTGTTACCATTGTTAGTTCCACTCGAGTGTATGGAGAGTTTGTTAATAAAGATGGGTATGAATCCCGCAGCGTTAAGTGCGCGGCAATCACTGCCACAGACAGACGACGACAGACCACTATGACAGGCGACACCCTACCCGCCCGACTCGAGGGCTCGATCCGAAACCAGAACGCCGCAAACGGCACGCGACTTGAGCGACCGCCCGTCGGTGGCGATCGCACGACGAGTCGGAGGATCGACTGATGGCTGAGAGCGACCCCGACTGCATCGAGTGGGAGGCAGTGTTCTGGGATATCGGGGGCGTCATCCTCGACCTCGAGTCCGTCCGCGAGGCCCACGAGAAGTTTATCGCGACCCTCGTCGACCAACACGACCTCGAGACGACGGTCGAGGAGGCGACGGCGACGTGGCGGTCGGCCGTCGGGAACCACTTCCGCGAGCGCGAGGGGACGGAGTTTCGAGCCGCACGCGAGGCCTACGCGAAGGGGATCGACGAACTCGCCGCGGAGCCGATCCCGAAACGGGTGTGGCTGTCGACGTTCGAAGATGTCGTCCAGTCGTCGATCGAACCCGTTCCGGGTGCCGTCGAGACGATCACGGAACTGGCCGAACGAGACGTCCACGTCGGCGTTATCAGCGACGTCGACGACGAGGAGGGCAAGTGGATGCTGTCGCAGTTCGGTGTCCGCGAGCGGTTCGATTCGATCACCACCTCCGAGGAGGTAGGCCAGACGAAACCCGATCCGGCGATGTTCGAAACCGCCCTCGAGAAAGCTGGCGTCGACTCCAGCCGGTCGCTGATGATCGGCGATCGCTACAGCCACGACGTACGCGGGGCCGACGAGGTGGGGATGCACGGCGTCGCGTTCGGAGCCGAGGACGGCCCGGCCGTCTCGTATCGGATCGAGTCGCCCGAGGGGGTCCTCGAGATCATCGACGACGACGGCTGCTGACTCCCGATACGAACAATGTAAGCTCAGAGAGCGCCGAAACTATTTTCGTAAAGCAGTGATGTGGTAGTACCGAACACAGATGCCGAGTTCGTATTGTGATCCGATCGTCGCCGTCGTACCGACACCCCAACCCACATGAGCGACAGCTACTACGAGCGGCTGGTCGACGAAACGTCGCTGGTTGCGCACCTCGAGTCTCGACTCGGCGAGGTCGACGAGTACGAAATCGACCGCCATCAGGAGGGTCACTCGAACGAGACGCTCTTTCTCGATTGGGGTGAGCGGGAGCTGGTGCTCCGTCGCCCACCGCCGGGAAACACCGCCGACACGGCTCACGACGTCCTTCGGGAGTATCGCGTCACGGCGGCGCTGGCCGAGACCGACGTTCCCGTTCCCGAGCCTGTACTGGCCTGTGACGACCACGACGTCATCGGGAGCGACTTCTACGTGATGGAGCGACTCGAGGGAGACGTCCTCCGAGACGACGAACCCGACCGGTTCGCCGCCCCCGAACACCGCGAGCGGATCGGGGAGGAACTCGTCGACACGCTCGCGACGATCCACGACGTCGAGTACGAGGCCGTCGGCCTCGGCGAGTTCGGCCGGCCCGCGGGCTACACGCAGCGACAGGTCGACCGCTGGGGGAAACAGCTCGCGTGGGCGTTCGAGGTGACCGAGGACGAACGGGCGGTGCCGGATCTTCATGCGGTCGGCGACTGGCTCCGTGACAGCGTGCCCGAGGAGCACCCGCACGCGCTCGTTCACGGCGACTACAAACTCGACAACGTCATGTTCGGAACGGCGGGAGCCGACCGCGCGGCCGACGACAACGCCGAGCGGTCGCCGGAACTCGTCTCCGTCTTCGACTGGGAGATGGCCACGCTCGGCGATCCGCGCGCCGATCTGGGCTGGATGCTGTCCTACTGGCGCGATCCGAAAGACCCCGAGCCGTCGATGCCCGAACTCACCAGTCGGTTCATGGAACGTGCGGGGTATCCGACACGGGTCGAACTCGTCGACCGCTGGGAAACCCACACTGGCCTCAAGTTCGAACACGAGCGGTTCTACCGAACGCTCGCCGTCTACAAACTGGCCGCCCTCGGCGAGATGTTCTTCCGACGCTACCTCGAGGGCAACAGCGACAACCCGATCTACCCGAAGATGGAGGCCCGCGTCCCGGCGCTGGCCGCTCGAGCGATGCGGATCATCGAGGGTGACGAGCCGCTGTAGGCCGCTGCGCCAGCCCCGGTTACTGTCGTTCACGAGACGTCCGACCCCGCGTACGAGCTGTGTCTCTATTGACTTCGTGCTTAACATTGGTAACGAATCGTCGGTGGTATTAAGACAGTCCCGGTCGAGCACACGACCATGTCACTCGAAAACATCGACCACATCGCCGTCTTGGGCGCGGGGAACATGGGTCACGGAATCGCCGAGGTAACCGCGATGGCCGGCTACGACGTCTCGATGCGGGATATCAAACCCGAGTTCGTCGAGGACGGCTACGACGCGATCGCCTGGAGCCTCGAGAAACTCGAGGAGAAAGACCGACTCGACGAATCCGCCGACGAGATCCTCTCACGAATCGAGACGACGACTGATCTCGAGGCGGCCGTCGCGAACGCCGATCTGGTCATCGAGGCCGCACCCGAGAACCTCGAGTTGAAACACGACATCTTCAGCGACCTCGAGCGGTATACGGACGAGGAGACGCTGCTCGCGACGAACACCTCGAGTCTACCGATCTCGGACATCGCGGACGTCGTCGACACACCCGAGCGCGTCCTCGGCCTGCACTTTTTCAATCCACCGGTGAAGATGGATCTCGTCGAAGTTATCTACGGCGAGCGGACGAGCGACGACGCCGCCGAGGCCGGCTCCGAGTGGGTCGAGTCGATCGACAAGACGCCGATCTACGTCCGGAAGGACGTCCGCGGGTTCGTCGTCAACACCATCGTTGGGCCATTCATCGGCGAACCCGCGTGGATGGTTTCCGACGGCGAGGCGACGATCCGGCAGGCCGACGCCGCGATGGTCCACCAGCGGGGCTACCCGATGGGGCCGTTCGAACTCGGCGATCTGACCGGGATCGACGTCGGCTACCACGTCCGCAAGGAAGCCGGCGACGCGATCCCGCCGATCATGGAGGAGAAAGTCGAGGCCGAAGCACTCGGGCAGAAAACCGGGACGGGGTACTACGAGTACGAGAACGGTGACGGGGCCGACTACGAGCGCGGGGATGGCGAGGGATTCGACACGCTCCGCGTCGAGGCCCGAATGATCAATCGCGCGGCGTACCTCGTCGGCGAGGACGTCGCCACTCCCGAGGCGGTCGACACCGGCGTCCAACTCGGACTGGGCTTCCCCGAAGGCATCTGCCGCCGTGCCGACAAAATCGGGCTCGAGCGGGTCCTCGAGAAACTCGAGACGCTCCACGAGTCAACCGGCGACGACCGGTTCGAGCCCCATCCGTACCTCGAGGACCTCGTCGAAGCGGGGAACACAGGCGAAGACGCCGGGGCCGGGTTCTACGAATACGACAGCGACGACGGCGAGCTCGACTCCTACCACCACCTGAACGTCGCGCTCGAGGACGGCGTCCTGCAGGTCGAACTCGATCGGCCCTCGCGGATGAACGCGCTCTCGTCTGATCTCCTCGAGGAGATCGACGACCTGTTCTCGACGGTCGACACCGACGACGTGCGGTGTGCGACGATCGAGGGCGCGGGCGACCGCGCGTTCAGCGCCGGCGCCGACATCGGCGGCTTCGCCGGCGCGGAGCCGACCGACCTGATGGACGTCACGCCGGCGTTCGAGACGGTCAACGACTTCCCGCGGCCCGTCGTCGCCAAGATCGACGGCTTCTGTCTCGGCGGCGGCTTAGAGCTCGCACTCGCCTGTGATCTCCGACTCGCCACCGAGCGCTCGACGTTCGGCGCGCCGGAGATCACGCTCGGGCTGATCCCCGGTGGCGGTGGCACGCAGCGACTCCTGCGGCTGCTCGGCGAGACTCGCGCGAAGGAACTGGTGTTCCGGGGCAACCACATCGACGCCGACCGCGCCGAGGACTGGGGGCTGATCAACCGCTCAGTCGACCGCGACGAGTTCGACGAGACGGTCGACGAGTTCGTCGACGACCTCCGTACCGGCCCACCGATCGGCCTCGAGGTCGCCAAGAAGGTGATGAACGAGGGCACGGACGCGAGTCTGGACGCCGCCATCGCCATGGAGAGTCAGGGCTTCGGGCTGCTTGCGAGTACGGAAGACGTCTTAGAGGGGACGACGGCTTTCGCCGAGGACCGCGAGCCCGAGTTCGAGGGGAAATAAATGGCACAGGAGCCGACGTCCTCGAGCGACTGGCCCGAGTGGGGCTCGTTCGTCGACCAGCACGG belongs to Natronorubrum aibiense and includes:
- a CDS encoding SDR family NAD(P)-dependent oxidoreductase, translated to MSTAQFGVDGETAIVTGSSSGIGRAIARRFAEDGVDVVVCSREQENVDPVAEEINEGDSPGRALAVECDVTDREAVEALVEATVEEFGGLDVLVNNAGASFMAAFDDVSPNGWQTIVDINLHGTYHCTHAAAAHLKDGGGTVINFASVAGQRGSPLMSPYGAAKAAVINLTTTLSNEWAHDGVRVNCIAPGFVATPGVESQMGVSAENIDREAVARRIGTVEEIADIAQFLASPASSYIVGETITAGGVPQISEEYEV
- a CDS encoding HAD family hydrolase — encoded protein: MAESDPDCIEWEAVFWDIGGVILDLESVREAHEKFIATLVDQHDLETTVEEATATWRSAVGNHFREREGTEFRAAREAYAKGIDELAAEPIPKRVWLSTFEDVVQSSIEPVPGAVETITELAERDVHVGVISDVDDEEGKWMLSQFGVRERFDSITTSEEVGQTKPDPAMFETALEKAGVDSSRSLMIGDRYSHDVRGADEVGMHGVAFGAEDGPAVSYRIESPEGVLEIIDDDGC
- a CDS encoding phosphotransferase family protein, whose amino-acid sequence is MSDSYYERLVDETSLVAHLESRLGEVDEYEIDRHQEGHSNETLFLDWGERELVLRRPPPGNTADTAHDVLREYRVTAALAETDVPVPEPVLACDDHDVIGSDFYVMERLEGDVLRDDEPDRFAAPEHRERIGEELVDTLATIHDVEYEAVGLGEFGRPAGYTQRQVDRWGKQLAWAFEVTEDERAVPDLHAVGDWLRDSVPEEHPHALVHGDYKLDNVMFGTAGADRAADDNAERSPELVSVFDWEMATLGDPRADLGWMLSYWRDPKDPEPSMPELTSRFMERAGYPTRVELVDRWETHTGLKFEHERFYRTLAVYKLAALGEMFFRRYLEGNSDNPIYPKMEARVPALAARAMRIIEGDEPL
- a CDS encoding 3-hydroxyacyl-CoA dehydrogenase/enoyl-CoA hydratase family protein — encoded protein: MSLENIDHIAVLGAGNMGHGIAEVTAMAGYDVSMRDIKPEFVEDGYDAIAWSLEKLEEKDRLDESADEILSRIETTTDLEAAVANADLVIEAAPENLELKHDIFSDLERYTDEETLLATNTSSLPISDIADVVDTPERVLGLHFFNPPVKMDLVEVIYGERTSDDAAEAGSEWVESIDKTPIYVRKDVRGFVVNTIVGPFIGEPAWMVSDGEATIRQADAAMVHQRGYPMGPFELGDLTGIDVGYHVRKEAGDAIPPIMEEKVEAEALGQKTGTGYYEYENGDGADYERGDGEGFDTLRVEARMINRAAYLVGEDVATPEAVDTGVQLGLGFPEGICRRADKIGLERVLEKLETLHESTGDDRFEPHPYLEDLVEAGNTGEDAGAGFYEYDSDDGELDSYHHLNVALEDGVLQVELDRPSRMNALSSDLLEEIDDLFSTVDTDDVRCATIEGAGDRAFSAGADIGGFAGAEPTDLMDVTPAFETVNDFPRPVVAKIDGFCLGGGLELALACDLRLATERSTFGAPEITLGLIPGGGGTQRLLRLLGETRAKELVFRGNHIDADRAEDWGLINRSVDRDEFDETVDEFVDDLRTGPPIGLEVAKKVMNEGTDASLDAAIAMESQGFGLLASTEDVLEGTTAFAEDREPEFEGK